The nucleotide window CATGAATCAGAAAAAACATAACTCTCATCACTATAAGGGCATCCAAAACAACTCATAaaaccaaaatttcaaaatatgtGTACATGAATCGAAAAAAAACATAACTCTCATCACTATAAGGGCATCCAAAACAAATCATAAAACCAAGACATGAATAAACCAAAAACTGAAtcaaaagaggaaaagaaacaGCTCAAACAATAAGAGTTTGCACTAACCACAGCCTGTGGGTACatcatacaaaagaacaagaaataataAGGCTTGGTTTGGTAAAACTTTTTGAAGAGGTGCTTGTACTTTTCAAAAGTATAGGCTACTCgttttgtgtttggtaaataaaaaagatcatgTATTTGTGCTTGTAGCTTTTAAAAGATGGGGGTGCTTTTGAAAGCACCTAAGGTGGAGCTTTTCAGAGATAGCTTGtgcttatcaaaattaaaaagtctaatataacttGATACATTAattcattttcaaatttaacTCTTACACTTATGTCTATTAtagtgtttttaaattttaaaaactattttaccaaatacaattattgttgcttgtgTTTATTGAAagccatttttaatttgatttaccaaacatagGTGCTACAACTTTTAGAAAGCTATCTTTTAAAAACTAGcttttataagctacttttgaAAAGTAAAAGTTTTACCAAACCAAGCCTAAAACTGATCAACACGAATAGAAGCACGGAACTCGAGATTGGAGACAAGGGTAAAGACCACACACCCACAAAAGATGATGAACTAACATACCTAAAACAGACTGCCGAACCGAATTTGGGCGTCTATGTTGGGCTAATGCAAGCGCAACAGCATCCTCAacctacaaaataaaatttgaccaaaatacttttttaaagtCAAGAACAAAGGAAAAGGATTTGAACCAAGCTGCACGTATAGAAGTTTGATTTCTTGATATTCACTCTTTAAAAAAATGGTAAAAGCTGTTAAAAGTATGCTTCTGTGTGTCTAACATTTTCAAGAGGAAAATGAGATGAAGAACTGATTTACTGAGCAAACAAAGGattaactttaataatattcatGGAGAACCTTTAAGGAAGCAAGTTCTCTCAAACCCATCTCAACTGAAAGCATACTCTCAATATTTCCTTCCCCAGAGAGATCATTCAAATCACGTACTTCTTTGCTTCTCTCAGGATCATCAGCACCTGGCACATGCTCTTTAATTAGATCCCACTGAAGATAATTTAACAGAAATAATTTCAAACTAACTGAGTATTTACTCATGCTCACTTTTGTTCCAGGATTCCTCCTTAGCCTTTTGTCCAGCAGAGATGACAAGTTCGAAAGGTAGAGGCGCTAGAGAAGACCAATGTTCATGCTTGGATTGTGCTATGTCTGCACATATGCCTAAAGTGTGGAAGAAACATGGCACAAAAATTAAAAGCGCTAATATTATAATGGAGTTCTGTAAAATACAATCACAAATTTTTAAGCCATGGTTtttcagattaaaaaaaaagcacGACTAGCATATTTTTTTCAGAGTAGCAGGAATAAAGATTAGATACTGTTTCTTTAAGAATCAGAGTGCGCTAGTAAGTTTGTTACCATGTTTTACAGCAAGACCCCAGTAGCGTGCAAGCCAACATCTCTTCAGGACAACTTCCTCCTAAACAACAAATAAGAAACATAATTGAGACAAACAGAAATACCTGGTAATTGACATTTTATTGGAAAATACCAACCATTTCTTCTTGGGTCAAAATCATCCTCTGTGTCATTGTACGAAGAGCTTTTGCTTCAGCTTCAGCTTCTTGCTGTTGTTCCAAAGctgctgctgcatcatcttTTAGATTCTgacaaagacaaagaaaagaagatagcTATAACTTCATAATGAATAACAAAGTAATTTAAATATGGAAAGAAATGCACGCTTTCttcaaaaattacctgaatTTCCACGCGAAGGGCTGTGATTTCCTCATCTCTCCCATCCTGTGTTTGTTTTGCAGCCTTGAGAGCAGCCtgtgacaataaataaatataaatttgagtATTCCACAAAATTCTTTGAAAAGAACAGCACTAGTGAGCTTGTTACTCAAACTTCCAACCATCATTCAGTTCATATTTCTGCCACATATAATATGATTAATATCCATTCTTCTGGCATACCTCTCTTTGTCGCAAAGCAGCTTCCTTCCTGCATAAATAGCACACAAGAACCTTAGATTAAGACCTAAACGAATAAACATATTCAGCTCCAGGCAGCATATAATGTGAGCCTTCAAAGCTAGCTTACCTGCTCAGAAGTTTGGCTTCTAGGGATACACCTTCTCCAAGAGAAGCAACCTGCCAAAATTAAAATGAACAAGGACACGAAAAATCAGTAAAGGCAGTACAAGGAGTAAAGCAGTTTCTATTGGTAAGTATTAAGtaaatgaaaaatcaaactggCATCTAAACAATGGTATTATACATTAATATTGTTAGGTTTCAAAGCTCGGTTAATATCTTCTTTTTTGGTTtggaaaaaggagaagaggAGGGGGAACCCTCACCTGTTTCTCAAGCTCCCTAGCTCTGGCCTCCACTTCTTGGCGTTTTTCCTCTGCAACTCTTAACTGTCAATATAATCAACCAGATATGTTAAATATCACATAATTTGAGCTTAAAACCAACTTTGTTAGGCAAGAAAGAGCACCaccttttctaatataacctcatTCTCCTCTTGTAGCATATCCAGCtgcaaaataaaagatgaatcaGCTTCAAAGCACCTAGTTTATGAATTACCAAATCAGCACCAGTATAAAGAATATAAGATTCAATTTTTTGGAGACAGAAAATTTGATGCATTCAAATATATACTTCATCACGGAGTGCAGAAGCTTCACGTTGATCTCCTGTATCTCTTGAGTTAACTGGTTTGATAGCAACGTCTGGAGTAAACCTGAAATCATTAAGCAGTGATTAAAATTTGAAGGATAGAGACCAGATATGGCTAGAGTGGCCACTGCAGCCTACACACAGCTATAGATGCATGTATGACCTCAATAGATAAATAAGGATTGAGCTCATTCATAcatcaaatgaaaatttattaCATCTATGTCGGGGGtaaatatttgaatataaaactaaaaagcCTATTGAACCCCCAAATAAATTTCCTCAGGAAATATGGACCTGGATATATTGTTCCTCTTATATTTGTGTTAAATAAATGAACTATTAATAATACTATAGGAAGAAGGAATAGATGTCTTGACACTCGTGAATGTCAAGAAAAGACCACGTTTATAGGGAGTGCAAGCCAGTGCCACAAACATGTCACTTGTTCAGGTATATTTGCCCTGTTGGTATGTAATGTAGTAGAATGGAACCCAATGGAACTAAATGAATTTCCTTTGTTTGGATGGAGAACTCCCAATAAGGTAGAGCAGAATATGATAGAATAGGTTCTATCCTATTACAACCTCCACCCCCTTCTCCCAggctttatcttttttttctccttcagATTGTTTCCCTCCTATTCAGAGGACATGGGGCCTAAATCTAGTTCGTTAActaagaaataattaaataagtaaTTCCATCTTAATGTATTTGATGCAACAATATTATTGGAATAAAAAACTTATTATCGCCATTCTTTGAATGTCTAAATAGTGAAATGAGACATTACTCCATTACATTACTAGAATACCTAAATAATGAAGTGGAATAATTATATTACTCACTCCACTCTCCATTCCTGCATTCCATCTTATTCTATAATGTTCTGTTCCATCACTTACCACCAATCAAAACATGGTCTCAAGTATAAAAGGGTGTTGGATCCAAGTTCAAGGTTGTGCTCACTCAATTCATTTTTATTAGGGACATAGAACAGTCTGAAACATCAAAAACTACCTACTTGGAAACGCTACAAGCCTACAAGACATATAGAACCTTACTTGTTTAATTCCAATAGCTGCAATTATAAATAGTAAGGCTGGGGAAAGTAAAGTAATGCTTACAACTTTTTCTCTCTGCTCCGATTGGAAGGAGGATCAATTGGAGGAACAGCCATAGGTGTTCGGATTGTGGATTTGCTCGGCGGAGGTACTACTGCTGCCGCAGAGCGAACCGAAACTGCCGATCTTCCAGCTGAGGTCGACCGTACTGAAAGAGTATGCTCTGCAAAGTTCCGACCTAACTAAACAAAAAGCACCAAAATCTTATTAGCACAACAAGAACAAGGTGAATAACAATTGAATCAGATCCATAATTTTAACACTTAGATCACACTCAATCACTATCAATGGCGCCAAACCAATCATCCACCGAAAGAAGTTCAAGAGCAATCAAATTTCCAGCATTGAGCATGCAAAATCtttgttccttttttttttccataattCAACAAACGAATTCAAGTAAACAATTCAGGAAAACGAATCGGAACCGAATGAACAGGAAGAATCGCAGTGAGAATTATGAGAACTACCGCAGGAGAAGGAGATCTGTTAGGCCTGGCGAGCGAGATCGGAGGGATGGTGGTGGCGGTGGTGCCAACACCGGAGCTCTTGAGACTACTTGCATTGCTTGAGTAGGAAGAAGGAGCTGGAGCGCGAGGAGCAGCGAACTGGAAGTCAAGGTCATCGTCGTCTTCGCCGTCGTCGTCGGCAGCGGCTGCCTGAGACGCCATCACCCGAGCCAGACGCTGCGCGGCGGCTTTGGCGGCCACGTTCTGCGCTAGCCGCGACTGAGGATGCGCCGGAGACATCGCCGGCGACGATGAGCCGGTGCTACTGGAACCGCCGCTCCACTGCCGCCCGTATACCGGACTAGCGGTTCTCCTCCGATCCATCAGTTGAAGCTATGTATAGTAGAGGAGGGAGCTAGATTTTCTCGGCGGAGGATTTTCTCGAGAAAATCGAAGGGAAAGTCTTGTTTGTTTCTGGTTTGAGTCGTGCGCGGGTAGTGTAAGCATAAACGACGCCGTTTCTTTCTGAAACAGTTCGCGGGAGAGAAAGGAAAGAGAATAAGTGCGtgtctctttcttctttcttcaaaGAGAGTCAGAGAGGTTcgtttctttgtttttatcttCAAGCGTCGACAGAGAGAGGTTTTTCACTTTTGCGGCGTGCGAAACGGTGTCGTCTAAGGTAATCAATAAAGATAGTGTAAAGAAAATACTTTGAATTCATTGAGACAAAAAAGTTTTCTTCTTCACTAATGACATAGATAAAGTTGTGATCTAAGTCcaacattatatatttataggaAGCTATTTACTTATAAAAAgaagattaaaagaactaatTACTGCATCAAAATACCAAATTTCTAGTTTTGTTTTTAAATGTGGAAGACAAACACTTTTAGTGAAATAATTAGAGAATTGACTAGTGTTAATTCTAATATAAgacaaataagaaaaattaatttctaaagtTTAAGGGTTCTTTTTAATCAAAGATATGATTCGTTTATGAAAAACAATCGActcataaaaaaaaagtgagagaTAAATAAACTAACAATTCGACAGcacaaaagaaattaaaatactagtGTTACGAGTTTACAcaaaatgagtttaatttttttatgaaaaaatttgtcaatattttaatcttttataaataaatattttgagcgtgattttttttttcctgctTAGACTTTAGTTTTTAGCAATTTCCTCTTAACAAAAGTGATaatccattattattattttttttccccTTGGCCATGGCACTATTTTAAGTTACATGCAACAAACATCTCATTCTATATTATCcctttaacaaagaaaattctTATATAGCATATTTTCACGGgttaaaccataaaaaatatttttgaattattttattaaagataaaaatatttttaaaagtattatgattgtcaaaaatatttttaaattattaaaaaatgtgataaaaaatacTTCTGAAAACTGAGATATTGACAAGTAAGTCATGTCATGcctttttgttaataaagtagATCTCTAATTATTAGGCAATTttgacatatttttaaattatttaataatatttttgttaataataaaattttaaaatatttttatcaatatcAAAGTCACAATTGTAAAATTGGATGGGGACCAAATCGGTCGATTTGATTAGAAAACTGGTGAATCAGACTTTAATCGGTTCAGTCTAATCCAAGGACCATTTAAGATTAAGGACCGGTTAAGTCAGTGAAATTTAGTCCAACTGAATCGCTCAagagaaaattctaaaattgaattaattgatGAAGATGTGGTTTGAATGTGGATTCTCTTTATACTACATACTCCTCTTACTACTAATCTCTGTTAGTCCTTGTTATTTCATatgctaattattaattatataataaaatcgcataataatttttttagggtAAAACACATAGATAATGTTAGAAAGGAGAGAGAGTAATACAAAAAATGTTTGTGAGTATTCCAATTGTGtgaaatgatacaatataaaaggatatttataagtgttaagagaatcgtaataataaagacgtaatatcctataataaat belongs to Arachis duranensis cultivar V14167 chromosome 8, aradu.V14167.gnm2.J7QH, whole genome shotgun sequence and includes:
- the LOC107463521 gene encoding coiled-coil domain-containing protein SCD2 isoform X2, giving the protein MAVPPIDPPSNRSREKKLFTPDVAIKPVNSRDTGDQREASALRDELDMLQEENEVILEKLRVAEEKRQEVEARARELEKQVASLGEGVSLEAKLLSRKEAALRQREAALKAAKQTQDGRDEEITALRVEIQNLKDDAAAALEQQQEAEAEAKALRTMTQRMILTQEEMEEVVLKRCWLARYWGLAVKHGICADIAQSKHEHWSSLAPLPFELVISAGQKAKEESWNKSADDPERSKEVRDLNDLSGEGNIESMLSVEMGLRELASLKVEDAVALALAQHRRPNSVRQSVLDSKSRGDAKYVEEFELSEEEAEDVIFKEAWLTYFWRRALFHGVEDDIADERLQFWIARSGQSPTSHDAVDVERGLVELRKLGIEQQLWEASRKGIDQTQGLADANNKTTTDSDASS
- the LOC107463521 gene encoding coiled-coil domain-containing protein SCD2 isoform X1, encoding MDRRRTASPVYGRQWSGGSSSTGSSSPAMSPAHPQSRLAQNVAAKAAAQRLARVMASQAAAADDDGEDDDDLDFQFAAPRAPAPSSYSSNASSLKSSGVGTTATTIPPISLARPNRSPSPALGRNFAEHTLSVRSTSAGRSAVSVRSAAAVVPPPSKSTIRTPMAVPPIDPPSNRSREKKLFTPDVAIKPVNSRDTGDQREASALRDELDMLQEENEVILEKLRVAEEKRQEVEARARELEKQVASLGEGVSLEAKLLSRKEAALRQREAALKAAKQTQDGRDEEITALRVEIQNLKDDAAAALEQQQEAEAEAKALRTMTQRMILTQEEMEEVVLKRCWLARYWGLAVKHGICADIAQSKHEHWSSLAPLPFELVISAGQKAKEESWNKSADDPERSKEVRDLNDLSGEGNIESMLSVEMGLRELASLKVEDAVALALAQHRRPNSVRQSVLDSKSRGDAKYVEEFELSEEEAEDVIFKEAWLTYFWRRALFHGVEDDIADERLQFWIARSGQSPTSHDAVDVERGLVELRKLGIEQQLWEASRKGIDQTQGLADANNKTTTDSDASS